In one window of Allorhodopirellula heiligendammensis DNA:
- a CDS encoding ubiquinol-cytochrome c reductase iron-sulfur subunit, translating into MNDQRNGDCPCQGGGSVSRRGALEWGTYVLGGLAAAATGIPIVGFLLGPLTKHSDRWIAAGTVTEFPEGQTRLVDLVNPLGKSDDGESGKIAVYVRRVAGEQFQIFAVNCTHLGCPVNWIPTAGLFMCPCHGGVFYDDGSHASGPPPRGLYEYEHRIEEGRLMVKLGHLPTLQQPA; encoded by the coding sequence ATGAATGACCAACGCAATGGTGACTGCCCCTGCCAGGGTGGTGGGTCGGTTTCGCGACGGGGTGCCTTGGAGTGGGGGACTTACGTGCTCGGTGGCTTGGCGGCGGCTGCTACTGGAATCCCGATCGTGGGATTTTTACTGGGGCCATTGACCAAGCATTCCGACCGGTGGATCGCCGCGGGAACCGTCACCGAATTTCCTGAAGGTCAAACGCGGCTGGTCGACTTGGTCAATCCGCTGGGCAAATCAGACGACGGTGAAAGTGGCAAAATTGCGGTCTACGTCCGCCGTGTGGCGGGTGAGCAGTTTCAAATCTTCGCGGTCAATTGCACTCACCTGGGGTGCCCGGTCAATTGGATTCCAACGGCTGGTCTCTTCATGTGTCCCTGCCATGGAGGCGTGTTTTACGACGACGGTTCGCATGCCTCGGGGCCACCGCCGCGGGGACTCTATGAATATGAACATCGCATCGAGGAAGGCCGGTTGATGGTCAAGCTCGGTCACCTCCCCACGCTGCAGCAGCCCGCATGA
- a CDS encoding cytochrome b N-terminal domain-containing protein encodes MNTLTAIKKRAIASVGWLESRLQLRQSIWPVMRHPIPAEVAHKKGWWYVFGSVTMTFFLLQVATGICLAMVYEPTAQSAYNSLIELNEVTPLGWLMRSIHYWSATGMVVMLIVHMTQVFLMGAFKYPREVTWLFGVGLLVLTLGLAFSGQVLRFDSDSYWGVSVAAAAAGRVPWAGPSIVHLILGGEIIGTSTLGRFYALHVFVLPALLVLLLVGHIYLVVKRGISEPPDPDEPVDPATYDAKYEKLLDRGVPFFPHAVYRDGIACAAAVLIVVALAVTLGPKGPLALPDPTIVHAEPRPDWYFLPLFAVAALSPASMETFLMLGMPVLGLMVLVAIPFVSGSGQRSASRRPVAVLCVTVMFVCLTLLGWYGQVSPWSPQMDAWSSEAVPTRIVQRLSPLELQGAVVLQNKACRNCHALDGKGGQRGPDLTDVGTRLNRDAMIRQVVQGGGNMPAYGQKLSSAETKALVAFLMAMRPAGRPPAMIPAAPAPLQGDPVQVEPVQTDTVQADSVQTAPLEAAAPTAPIDADSAKSAS; translated from the coding sequence ATGAATACTCTCACCGCCATCAAGAAGAGAGCAATCGCATCGGTTGGCTGGTTGGAATCGAGGCTGCAGCTGCGGCAGTCGATCTGGCCGGTGATGCGGCACCCGATCCCTGCCGAAGTCGCCCACAAGAAAGGGTGGTGGTATGTCTTCGGCAGTGTGACAATGACGTTTTTTCTGTTGCAGGTGGCCACCGGAATCTGTCTGGCAATGGTTTATGAGCCGACAGCTCAATCCGCGTATAACAGCCTGATCGAGCTCAACGAGGTGACGCCGCTGGGATGGCTGATGCGATCGATTCACTATTGGTCGGCCACCGGGATGGTCGTCATGCTGATCGTTCACATGACTCAGGTCTTTTTAATGGGAGCGTTCAAATACCCCCGTGAAGTCACCTGGTTATTCGGGGTGGGATTGTTGGTCCTGACTTTGGGGCTTGCCTTTAGTGGGCAGGTGCTGCGTTTCGACTCCGATTCCTACTGGGGTGTGAGCGTTGCCGCTGCCGCCGCAGGACGCGTGCCCTGGGCCGGGCCATCGATCGTGCACTTGATCTTGGGTGGTGAGATCATTGGTACCAGCACGCTGGGGCGATTCTACGCACTGCATGTGTTCGTGTTGCCGGCGTTATTGGTTCTGCTCCTCGTCGGGCATATTTATTTAGTCGTGAAACGCGGCATCTCAGAACCGCCTGATCCAGACGAGCCAGTCGACCCTGCCACTTACGACGCCAAGTACGAAAAGCTGCTCGACCGCGGTGTGCCTTTTTTTCCGCATGCCGTGTACCGGGATGGGATCGCCTGCGCTGCTGCGGTATTGATCGTGGTGGCGTTGGCTGTGACGCTCGGTCCCAAGGGACCGTTGGCATTGCCGGATCCCACGATCGTGCACGCGGAGCCGCGTCCTGATTGGTACTTCCTGCCTCTGTTCGCAGTGGCGGCGTTGTCACCGGCATCCATGGAAACGTTTTTGATGCTGGGCATGCCTGTCCTCGGTTTGATGGTCCTCGTCGCGATCCCGTTTGTCTCGGGCTCGGGACAACGCAGTGCCAGTCGTCGTCCGGTCGCCGTGCTGTGTGTGACGGTGATGTTCGTGTGTTTGACACTGTTGGGCTGGTACGGTCAGGTCTCGCCGTGGTCACCCCAGATGGACGCATGGAGCAGTGAGGCGGTTCCGACTCGAATCGTGCAACGTCTATCACCACTTGAATTGCAAGGTGCCGTGGTACTGCAGAATAAGGCGTGCCGGAACTGTCATGCGCTCGATGGCAAGGGCGGCCAACGCGGGCCAGACTTGACTGACGTGGGCACCCGACTGAATCGTGATGCGATGATTCGACAAGTTGTCCAAGGCGGTGGAAACATGCCCGCCTACGGTCAGAAGCTCAGCAGCGCAGAGACGAAGGCATTGGTTGCCTTCTTGATGGCGATGCGGCCAGCGGGGCGACCACCGGCAATGATTCCGGCGGCGCCGGCCCCATTGCAAGGCGATCCAGTGCAAGTCGAACCAGTGCAGACTGACACAGTGCAGGCTGACTCAGTGCAAACGGCTCCGCTAGAGGCGGCAGCACCGACTGCTCCAATCGACGCCGACTCCGCAAAATCGGCATCATGA
- a CDS encoding cytochrome c oxidase assembly protein: protein MSQADWVAILSSWQFSPMVLLGLTLSTIMYMRGWWRYRQRRTSPFSLGQAVSYVAGMLVVFVALQSPLDTLAGFSLQVHMVQHLLLMIVAPPLLLYSAPMLPMIAGLPKRLRDGWITPFATWRPLRRGIAKLVHPAWAWCLFVASLWIWHAPYFYGLALESDVWHRFEHGCFLATSVLFWWPVVQPYPSQPVLSQFWLVPYLFLAGAQGTALAGILTFSDHVLYANYETTPSLWGIDPLTDQAVAGAIMWVPMSLAFLIGLVCVVSRLMAGGPTERRRNTRRLSPQLVAGQRNLPVHNQAARTSFALAAPFIHAASPTRIHRLFRSGTTRMLLRVGMFVLALLVIIDGIRGPQVSPLNLAGVLPWIHWRGILVLTLLVGGNFFCMACPFTSLQKCVAWLARVCHVPLPRRRQWPITLQNKWLAIGTLALFFWAYEAFALWDRPFWTAMIAIGFFVTAVGFELFFVHAPFCKYVCPIGQFNFVHSMISPTEIAVTDSYACSNCRSKDCIVGNASSPGCQTQLFQPRKHGNMDCTFCFDCVTACPHDNVALISVPRTLDLTSDRSRSSIRRYSERPDLAAVIVFLFFASLVNAAWMTGPVLAWEDQLVQWLGVGRLPVLTLGLFAALIVGPWIIVTTMTRRSEIARFAPALIPLGFGMWLAHYSFHFFTSADAIQVAGARMWSDWTGGEFSAGPVACCCCRADSIAWLLPLELVFLGVGFCMSFVVSYRIAHRESEQNRRGWRPLLPWICLMVVFYFSCVWVLLQPMQMRGALMTGM from the coding sequence ATGAGTCAGGCCGATTGGGTCGCGATCCTGAGTTCGTGGCAGTTCAGTCCGATGGTTCTGCTGGGCCTGACGTTGAGCACGATCATGTACATGCGGGGTTGGTGGCGGTATCGCCAACGACGAACGTCACCGTTCTCGCTGGGACAGGCTGTGTCTTATGTGGCGGGGATGCTCGTCGTTTTCGTCGCCCTCCAGTCGCCGCTGGACACCCTGGCTGGGTTTTCTCTGCAGGTCCATATGGTTCAGCACTTGCTGTTGATGATTGTCGCACCACCGCTACTTCTTTACTCCGCTCCCATGCTTCCGATGATTGCGGGGCTTCCCAAGCGATTGCGCGACGGGTGGATCACGCCATTTGCAACATGGCGTCCACTTCGCCGGGGCATCGCGAAACTCGTCCATCCGGCATGGGCGTGGTGCCTGTTTGTGGCATCGCTATGGATTTGGCACGCCCCTTATTTTTATGGCCTTGCGCTTGAGTCAGATGTGTGGCATCGGTTTGAGCATGGGTGTTTTTTAGCCACATCGGTCTTGTTCTGGTGGCCGGTCGTGCAGCCGTATCCTTCCCAGCCGGTTCTATCCCAATTTTGGCTGGTCCCGTACCTGTTCTTAGCAGGGGCTCAGGGCACCGCGTTGGCAGGCATTTTGACCTTCTCGGACCACGTCTTGTACGCGAACTATGAGACGACGCCCAGCCTGTGGGGAATCGATCCGTTGACTGATCAAGCGGTCGCCGGTGCCATCATGTGGGTGCCGATGTCACTCGCCTTTTTGATCGGGCTGGTCTGCGTGGTGAGTCGACTGATGGCAGGGGGACCAACGGAGCGGCGGAGGAACACGCGTCGCCTTTCACCGCAGCTGGTGGCTGGCCAGCGAAACTTGCCTGTTCACAATCAGGCAGCCAGGACATCGTTCGCTCTCGCCGCACCATTCATCCACGCGGCTAGCCCAACTCGCATCCACCGACTATTTCGCTCTGGTACCACACGGATGTTATTGCGTGTGGGCATGTTTGTGTTGGCATTGCTCGTCATTATCGATGGGATTCGCGGCCCGCAAGTCTCGCCCCTGAACCTCGCCGGCGTGCTGCCATGGATCCATTGGCGCGGTATCCTGGTGCTGACCCTGCTCGTGGGAGGAAACTTTTTCTGCATGGCGTGTCCGTTTACGTCATTGCAAAAGTGCGTGGCCTGGCTAGCGAGGGTTTGTCATGTGCCGTTGCCGCGGCGTCGGCAGTGGCCGATAACGCTCCAAAATAAATGGCTTGCCATTGGGACGCTGGCTCTCTTTTTCTGGGCGTACGAGGCGTTTGCATTGTGGGACCGCCCCTTTTGGACTGCGATGATCGCGATCGGTTTCTTTGTCACCGCGGTTGGGTTCGAATTGTTTTTTGTCCACGCACCTTTCTGTAAGTATGTCTGTCCGATCGGACAATTCAATTTTGTGCACTCGATGATCTCACCTACCGAGATCGCTGTGACCGACTCCTATGCATGCTCGAATTGCAGGAGTAAAGACTGCATCGTGGGAAATGCCAGCTCGCCGGGCTGCCAGACGCAGTTGTTCCAACCGCGCAAGCATGGGAACATGGATTGCACCTTTTGCTTTGACTGCGTGACGGCCTGCCCGCACGATAACGTCGCGTTGATTTCGGTGCCCCGCACTTTGGACTTGACGAGTGATCGGTCGCGTTCGAGCATCCGGCGATACAGCGAGCGTCCGGATTTGGCGGCCGTGATTGTCTTTCTTTTTTTTGCCTCACTGGTGAATGCAGCCTGGATGACAGGCCCGGTGTTGGCTTGGGAAGACCAGCTCGTGCAATGGCTCGGGGTGGGGCGGTTGCCGGTACTGACATTGGGGCTATTCGCTGCGCTGATCGTCGGTCCGTGGATCATTGTGACAACCATGACGCGACGATCTGAAATTGCTCGCTTCGCTCCGGCGCTCATACCACTGGGCTTCGGCATGTGGCTGGCGCACTACTCATTTCATTTTTTTACCAGTGCCGATGCGATACAGGTAGCGGGAGCTCGCATGTGGAGCGACTGGACAGGTGGCGAGTTTTCAGCCGGTCCCGTGGCGTGTTGTTGCTGTCGGGCGGACTCGATTGCGTGGTTGCTGCCGCTGGAGCTGGTTTTTCTGGGGGTGGGATTCTGTATGTCGTTCGTGGTGAGCTACCGGATTGCGCATCGCGAGTCTGAGCAAAATCGAAGGGGATGGCGACCACTGCTGCCCTGGATCTGTTTAATGGTTGTCTTCTATTTCAGTTGCGTGTGGGTGCTGTTGCAGCCGATGCAAATGCGCGGTGCCTTAATGACGGGCATGTGA
- a CDS encoding outer membrane beta-barrel protein — MKLTKLALIAAIACGIHTGTAAAEQNNEIQLISHAAQCDCGQPVCGCESVEPIYELGDFGLGSCEGGCDSGCDSAGGCGSGSCCGKELGDPWTLFEERNGWSFGGWTDIGYHSSNNTGNGILGTGGAPANFNNYADRVQLQQQWLYLEKATDGSDGLSFGGRIDYLYGTDAPDTQAFGVTNDSWDNSWDNGGAYGNALPQVYGEVAYGDTKVKFGHFFTIVGNEVVAATGNFFYSRQFTFYNAEPFTHTGVLATHTMNNDKTTLYGGWVSGWDSGFEDNGDAFLGGIGHQFTDNFSLLYTTCIGRFSNATNTPNVGGERGSIHSFIATIQLTDKLLNLTQFDYLDTTDATDALVRQTYGLNTYFIYQMTDRLALGSRTEYFNWATPEVRAANPGLNSADLFNQTVGINYNINANLMVRPEMRWIVDYDRTGVNEDNARNKAIFGMDAIFTF, encoded by the coding sequence ATGAAGCTTACTAAACTTGCGCTCATCGCAGCCATCGCGTGTGGCATTCACACGGGCACCGCGGCAGCAGAGCAGAATAACGAAATCCAATTAATTTCGCACGCGGCGCAGTGCGATTGCGGCCAACCGGTTTGTGGATGTGAATCCGTCGAACCCATCTATGAGCTCGGCGATTTTGGTCTAGGTAGTTGTGAGGGCGGCTGCGACTCCGGTTGTGACTCAGCAGGCGGGTGCGGCAGCGGCTCCTGCTGCGGAAAGGAACTTGGCGATCCGTGGACGCTCTTCGAAGAGCGAAACGGTTGGTCCTTTGGCGGTTGGACGGACATCGGCTACCACTCCAGCAACAATACAGGGAACGGCATCCTGGGAACGGGCGGTGCCCCCGCTAACTTCAATAATTACGCTGACCGCGTGCAACTGCAGCAGCAGTGGCTCTACCTGGAGAAAGCAACCGATGGCTCGGACGGGCTGAGTTTCGGGGGTCGGATCGACTATCTCTATGGTACCGACGCCCCAGATACCCAGGCGTTTGGCGTCACCAATGACAGCTGGGACAACTCGTGGGACAACGGCGGTGCGTACGGCAACGCACTCCCACAGGTCTACGGTGAAGTCGCCTACGGTGACACCAAGGTGAAATTCGGTCACTTCTTTACGATCGTCGGCAATGAAGTTGTGGCAGCAACCGGCAACTTCTTCTACAGCCGCCAGTTCACCTTCTACAATGCCGAGCCTTTCACCCACACCGGTGTCCTGGCAACGCACACCATGAACAACGACAAAACCACGTTGTACGGCGGTTGGGTATCCGGTTGGGATAGTGGATTCGAAGATAATGGCGACGCGTTCTTGGGCGGGATTGGCCACCAGTTCACCGACAATTTCAGCTTGCTCTACACCACGTGCATTGGACGCTTCAGCAACGCTACCAATACTCCTAACGTTGGCGGCGAGCGAGGTTCCATTCACAGCTTCATCGCGACCATCCAGTTGACCGATAAGTTGCTGAACTTGACCCAGTTCGATTACCTCGATACCACGGATGCCACCGACGCGCTCGTTCGTCAAACCTACGGCCTCAACACCTACTTCATCTATCAGATGACCGACCGGTTGGCCTTGGGCAGCCGTACGGAATACTTCAATTGGGCGACGCCTGAAGTACGGGCAGCTAACCCCGGACTCAACAGCGCTGACCTGTTCAACCAAACTGTCGGGATCAACTACAACATCAATGCAAACCTGATGGTTCGTCCTGAAATGCGTTGGATTGTTGACTACGACCGAACAGGCGTCAACGAAGACAACGCTCGCAACAAGGCGATCTTCGGTATGGACGCGATCTTCACGTTCTAA
- a CDS encoding DUF7133 domain-containing protein: MFARRQWSLFAVFAVGIASPLGLGLPIFSPFATGSVAAATEAQWIWAGGTAAGQDIEVGETCWFRKVLNLRVRGEGFVEIAADDDYEVRVNGRVIGKGQSYRQMQEFEISDYLETGRNVVAIRVKNTSGPTAALVARVSIRPEDEDKWYTFSSDETWRTSLEEQGMWDNPTFNDRTWESASAFGVLGETVPWDREQTVAVESEKEQSERFQIQRGFGVQRVLNDEQVGSVIAMAFDEFGHVVLSQEQGPLLIAVDRDDDGVPEDVRTYCDQVESIQGILPLNGEVFVTGKGPDGTALYRLSDKNRDGTLETVKTLMKFRGEGGEHGPHGLRLGPDGMIYVSLGSYVQPVGKTGEGETLRDTYEGDLLPRYEDPAGHGRGIQAPGGTIIRTDIEGKVVERVAGGLRNTYDLAFHPSGSLFVHDADMEADLETPWYRPTALMEITEAGEFGWRPGWAKWPEYYYDRLPNLLDTGRGSPTGIECYEHHMFPVRYHDSLFLADWSEGRILNVRLKPDGSGYSADSEVFLKGTPLNVTDLAVGADGALYFCTGGRGTAGGVYRVVYQGKVPDAMKQLGTGIAAAVRQPQLDAAWARQAIATVRHELGDDWDRQVAGVAYSDENPAAYRIRAINLMQMYGPVPSEELLVELSRTANEAVRRRATMQLGLSPSKGAARRLEELLSDGDSRVVRTACEAILRSEQFPSDPEAVLALLASRDRNVSFLSRQVLQRLAVDTWKDTVLSSDDTRTAIVGMLALVAADPTAQTGREVLQRTDKLMQGFLSDKDFVDTLRLCQVTLARCQIEPAEVPWLRDRIAAEFPSGDSRINHELIRLATYLQAEAIVPRAMEYIESDAPKLDRVLTAMCLQFIDRDWSAQERFAMLKMYERIASEDSEGSLPMYMVAVTRDFSRHLSIDDVQAILDEGARWRNAALGAIFRLPRPIDDATAAKLRSLDDQLVAEPQIDDVHRRLRTGIIAMLSTAEDDESAEHLRKIWRTEPERRAVVSLALAQKPDGENWDYLVRSLNILDGPSAEEVVTRLKEVPIATDDPMALRALVLMGLRAEQQGTPFEKVERLLEHWTGMQRPTGAAPTMELWQRWYAKTFPDRPAAELPSIDESKWDLEQLLTYLESDDGEAGDTNAGLAIFQSAQCASCHRHEGTGVSIGPDLTNLAKRFTRREILESILHPSHVVSDQYASKQVVTTSGQVHVGMVSNIGDGLQVRDAKNEITMIPHDEVDSVVPKGTSIMPSGLVDNLTQTQVRDLMAYLGLVRPIEIATRP; this comes from the coding sequence ATGTTTGCAAGACGTCAATGGTCGCTGTTTGCCGTATTTGCGGTCGGCATTGCCTCCCCCTTGGGATTGGGGTTACCCATATTCTCTCCTTTCGCCACCGGTTCGGTTGCCGCGGCGACGGAAGCCCAGTGGATTTGGGCCGGTGGGACGGCGGCCGGTCAGGACATCGAAGTCGGTGAGACCTGCTGGTTCCGCAAAGTTCTGAATCTGCGTGTCCGCGGTGAAGGTTTTGTCGAGATCGCGGCCGACGATGATTACGAGGTCCGGGTCAATGGTCGTGTGATTGGCAAGGGGCAATCGTATCGCCAGATGCAGGAGTTCGAAATCTCCGACTACCTGGAAACGGGCCGCAATGTCGTTGCGATTCGAGTCAAAAACACGTCCGGACCAACCGCGGCGCTAGTCGCCCGCGTCTCAATTCGTCCCGAAGACGAAGACAAATGGTACACATTCAGTTCCGATGAAACTTGGCGGACGAGTCTCGAAGAGCAGGGCATGTGGGACAATCCCACATTCAACGATCGGACCTGGGAGTCCGCTTCGGCGTTCGGCGTCTTGGGCGAGACGGTGCCTTGGGATCGTGAACAGACCGTAGCGGTCGAATCAGAAAAGGAGCAGAGCGAACGATTCCAAATTCAACGGGGCTTCGGCGTCCAACGCGTGCTCAATGACGAGCAAGTCGGTTCCGTCATCGCGATGGCATTCGACGAGTTCGGTCATGTCGTGTTGTCGCAAGAACAGGGGCCACTGCTGATTGCCGTTGACCGTGACGATGATGGCGTCCCCGAGGATGTCCGCACCTATTGCGACCAAGTTGAATCTATCCAAGGCATCTTGCCGCTCAACGGTGAGGTGTTTGTCACAGGCAAAGGCCCCGATGGCACCGCACTCTACCGGCTCAGCGACAAGAACCGCGACGGTACGTTGGAAACAGTCAAAACACTCATGAAGTTCCGAGGCGAAGGCGGCGAACATGGCCCACACGGGCTGCGTCTGGGACCTGACGGGATGATCTACGTATCTCTAGGCAGCTATGTACAACCCGTCGGCAAGACCGGCGAAGGGGAAACATTGCGAGATACTTACGAAGGCGATCTATTGCCCCGGTATGAAGACCCGGCCGGACATGGCCGTGGCATCCAGGCTCCGGGTGGGACGATCATCCGGACCGACATTGAAGGCAAAGTGGTCGAGCGTGTCGCCGGTGGATTACGGAATACCTACGACCTGGCATTCCATCCATCAGGCAGCCTGTTCGTGCATGATGCCGACATGGAAGCCGATTTGGAAACGCCGTGGTATCGACCCACCGCATTGATGGAGATCACCGAAGCGGGTGAGTTTGGGTGGCGTCCAGGTTGGGCAAAATGGCCCGAATACTACTACGATCGATTACCAAACCTGCTTGATACCGGTCGGGGAAGTCCCACGGGCATCGAATGCTATGAGCATCACATGTTTCCCGTGCGGTACCATGACAGCCTGTTCTTGGCAGATTGGTCGGAGGGACGCATCCTGAATGTTCGGCTCAAACCCGATGGCAGCGGATACTCAGCCGACAGCGAAGTCTTTCTCAAGGGCACACCCCTAAACGTGACCGACCTCGCCGTCGGCGCCGACGGTGCATTGTATTTTTGTACCGGCGGGCGCGGGACTGCCGGAGGTGTGTATCGCGTTGTCTATCAAGGCAAAGTGCCGGACGCGATGAAGCAATTAGGTACCGGTATCGCAGCAGCAGTTCGTCAACCGCAGCTCGACGCCGCGTGGGCCCGACAAGCCATTGCCACCGTCCGTCATGAACTTGGAGATGACTGGGACCGCCAGGTCGCAGGCGTCGCCTACAGTGACGAAAACCCGGCCGCCTACCGCATCCGCGCCATCAACTTGATGCAGATGTATGGACCCGTTCCCAGCGAAGAACTTCTCGTTGAACTCTCCAGGACTGCCAATGAAGCGGTTCGTCGCCGGGCGACGATGCAGTTGGGTTTATCGCCGTCCAAGGGTGCTGCCAGACGATTGGAGGAACTGCTCAGCGACGGGGACTCTCGTGTCGTTCGCACCGCCTGCGAAGCGATTCTCCGCAGCGAGCAGTTTCCCAGTGATCCCGAGGCTGTGCTGGCATTGCTCGCCAGCCGCGACCGCAATGTCTCCTTCCTGTCCCGGCAGGTACTACAGCGATTGGCCGTCGATACCTGGAAAGATACCGTTCTCAGTTCCGACGATACTCGCACCGCGATCGTTGGCATGCTGGCCTTGGTCGCTGCCGACCCCACCGCCCAGACAGGCCGTGAAGTGCTGCAGCGAACCGACAAACTGATGCAGGGTTTTCTCAGTGATAAAGACTTTGTCGATACGCTGCGATTGTGCCAGGTCACGCTGGCTCGTTGTCAGATCGAGCCCGCTGAAGTTCCGTGGCTGAGAGATCGAATCGCAGCGGAATTCCCATCGGGAGATTCCCGCATCAACCACGAATTGATTCGCCTGGCGACATATCTTCAGGCGGAAGCGATTGTGCCTCGAGCGATGGAGTACATCGAATCGGATGCTCCCAAGCTCGATCGAGTGCTGACGGCGATGTGCCTGCAGTTTATCGATCGCGACTGGTCGGCCCAAGAACGTTTTGCAATGCTGAAAATGTACGAACGTATCGCCAGCGAAGACTCCGAAGGATCGCTGCCGATGTACATGGTCGCCGTGACTCGCGACTTTTCTCGCCACCTGTCCATTGACGACGTCCAAGCTATCCTCGATGAGGGAGCTCGTTGGAGAAATGCGGCTCTCGGAGCGATCTTCCGTCTCCCCCGCCCCATCGATGACGCGACCGCTGCCAAGCTGCGAAGCCTAGATGACCAACTCGTTGCTGAACCGCAGATCGATGATGTGCACCGCCGACTGCGGACCGGCATCATCGCCATGCTCTCAACGGCTGAGGACGACGAGTCTGCCGAGCACCTTCGTAAAATATGGCGTACCGAGCCGGAACGGCGTGCCGTCGTATCCTTGGCACTGGCGCAGAAACCCGACGGTGAGAACTGGGACTACCTCGTTCGCAGCCTGAACATTCTCGACGGTCCCTCGGCCGAAGAGGTCGTGACGAGGCTAAAGGAAGTCCCCATTGCCACCGACGATCCGATGGCACTTCGCGCCTTGGTGTTGATGGGACTGCGTGCCGAGCAGCAGGGCACTCCGTTTGAAAAAGTCGAGCGGCTACTGGAACATTGGACCGGCATGCAGCGCCCGACCGGCGCCGCCCCGACGATGGAATTGTGGCAGCGTTGGTATGCGAAAACATTCCCCGATCGCCCCGCAGCCGAGTTGCCCAGTATCGACGAGTCGAAATGGGATCTCGAACAACTGCTGACCTATCTCGAGTCTGACGACGGTGAGGCGGGTGACACCAATGCGGGGCTGGCGATTTTCCAATCTGCCCAATGTGCGAGTTGCCACCGCCACGAGGGAACAGGAGTGTCCATCGGTCCCGATTTGACCAACCTCGCCAAACGCTTTACCCGGCGCGAGATTCTCGAGTCGATTCTGCATCCGTCGCACGTCGTCAGTGACCAATACGCCAGCAAGCAAGTTGTGACCACATCTGGTCAGGTTCACGTTGGTATGGTCAGCAATATCGGTGATGGGCTGCAAGTCCGAGATGCTAAGAACGAGATCACGATGATTCCGCATGATGAAGTGGATTCGGTGGTACCCAAGGGCACCAGCATCATGCCGAGCGGTTTGGTCGACAATCTCACGCAGACTCAAGTGCGGGACTTGATGGCGTACTTGGGGCTGGTTCGTCCCATCGAAATCGCCACCCGTCCGTAG
- a CDS encoding class I SAM-dependent methyltransferase, with protein sequence MLQSIELPRQLDVRPLPAPVHAMVHDLRCRIEAFQDRWDMPQIEQFVAADYQLVYQTLAWIRESQMLIGNRFVEWGCGFAAVTLMADALGWEAVGIESEAVLIEHGRQTLADWCGPLRADTAGPTASSPELVLGNFLPPGAEDLADDPTLPSLGHLTESAYRELGLGVDDFAVVYSYPWPGEDQFHEQVFDRYAARGAILLQFCGPNDMRAWRAVSRA encoded by the coding sequence ATGTTGCAATCCATTGAACTGCCCCGTCAGCTCGACGTTCGGCCCCTTCCAGCGCCTGTCCACGCGATGGTGCACGACCTGCGATGTCGGATCGAGGCGTTCCAAGACCGCTGGGACATGCCCCAAATCGAGCAATTTGTTGCGGCCGACTACCAGCTCGTCTACCAGACGCTCGCATGGATTCGTGAATCCCAGATGCTGATCGGCAACCGTTTTGTCGAGTGGGGCTGCGGTTTTGCTGCCGTCACATTGATGGCTGATGCACTTGGTTGGGAGGCTGTGGGGATCGAATCCGAAGCCGTTCTGATCGAGCATGGTCGGCAGACGCTCGCAGATTGGTGTGGGCCACTGCGAGCGGATACCGCTGGGCCCACTGCGTCTTCACCCGAACTGGTGTTGGGAAACTTCTTGCCACCCGGAGCAGAAGATCTGGCCGATGACCCGACACTCCCCAGTTTGGGGCACCTTACCGAATCGGCGTATCGCGAGTTGGGGTTGGGAGTCGATGATTTTGCCGTTGTCTACAGCTACCCCTGGCCGGGAGAAGACCAATTTCATGAACAGGTATTCGACCGGTACGCCGCCCGCGGCGCGATCCTGTTGCAGTTCTGTGGCCCCAACGATATGAGGGCCTGGCGTGCCGTCTCACGGGCCTGA